The DNA window TGAGTATAAGCAATCTTTTTTCTAGAGATAGGAGAAGCTAGAATATAGGCCATGGCTCCACGATCTATTTGACGAGCAACCAATCTGTTTGCAGTGAGAATAGAAAAGACCATTGGAAAAACCAACATAATAAATCCATATAAGTAGCTTGACATAAATCCTACTAAGGTGGTGCCAGCATAATCCATTCCAAACATTGACATTAGTTCAGGCATTGCTTTTGCAAATTCACTTAGTGCAGCACCAAGCTCTGGATCAAACATTGTGACTATAATAGTAAAATACATAGTTATGACAGCAGCTAATATAATCCATAGCCTCCAGCCTCCTTTTATGCCATGTTTGTAAAGTGGTGTACTTATCATTCCTTTTCACCTCCATAATAGTGAAGAAAAATATCCTCCAGGCTTTGATTAGGTGCTTCAATATTAGTAACAGGCCATCGATTCATTGCAGTAATCATTTTTTCTATGTTATTTTGCACAAGCACAGTTACTCTAGCTCCATCCATGCTAAGTATCTGAAGGTTTTCTTTAGCAAAGCTTTTTGCAGCTTCTTCTGTTTTCAAAGTGATTATATACTTCTTGACCTGAGCAGCTTTTAGAGATTCTACGGAATCTATGGCTACCATTTGCCCAGAGCGGATTATTCCTACTCTTTCGCAGGTGCGTTCTACTTCTTCAAACATATGGGAGGACATCAAGATGGTTTTGCCTCTCTGTTTCTCTTCTAATATCAAATCAATAAAGCGATTTTGCATCAATGGATCAAGCCCACTTGTAGGCTCATCAAGAATGAGTACTGTGGGATCATGCATAAAGGCAGTTACAATACCTACTTTTTG is part of the Proteiniborus sp. MB09-C3 genome and encodes:
- a CDS encoding ABC transporter ATP-binding protein, producing MTVMEINALTRDYGNNRGIFDLSFTVKESEVFGFLGPNGAGKTTTIRHLMGFLKPMQGSCSILGKDCWKESKAVQLHLGYIPGEMSFPDDMTGIGFLEFYARYRGMNDNGRMNELLERFELDAKGKLKKMSKGMKQKVGIVTAFMHDPTVLILDEPTSGLDPLMQNRFIDLILEEKQRGKTILMSSHMFEEVERTCERVGIIRSGQMVAIDSVESLKAAQVKKYIITLKTEEAAKSFAKENLQILSMDGARVTVLVQNNIEKMITAMNRWPVTNIEAPNQSLEDIFLHYYGGEKE